In a genomic window of Raphanus sativus cultivar WK10039 unplaced genomic scaffold, ASM80110v3 Scaffold1067, whole genome shotgun sequence:
- the LOC130503627 gene encoding protein yippee-like At3g08990, with product MGRVFVIELEGAVYTCKECHTHLGLPNDIITKKIQATLITYNFSRLFNTFLAERKSKPALQDIFCVGCANLIGMYRVSDKWGPYWLLRRELHGPEGSDDEV from the exons ATGGGAAGAGTGTTCGTGATAGAACTCGAGGGAGCCGTCTACACATGCAAAGAGTGCCACACACATCTCGGACTTCCCAATGATATCATCACTAAGAAGattcag GCAACTCTTATCACATATAACTTCAGTAGACT CTTCAATACGTTTCTGGCTGAAAGAAAGTCCAAACCTGCTTTGCAAGATATCTTTTGTGTCGGTTGTGCTAATCTCATCGGCATGTATAGG GTAAGTGATAAGTGGGGTCCTTACTGGCTTTTGAG GAGAGAACTCCATGGACCGGAAGGAAGCGATGATGAGGTTTAG
- the LOC108811263 gene encoding protein yippee-like At3g55890 has translation MGRAFGIELEGPVYTCKWCDTHLGVPSDLISKETEDGCLVYVFSRLFNTILLAEANADFHDIYCVGCSNDIGLYGVSDPNCFRVLRSELQGPEGSDDEV, from the exons ATGGGAAGAGCGTTCGGGATAGAACTCGAGGGACCAGTGTATACTTGCAAATGGTGCGACACACATCTCGGAGTCCCCAGTGATCTCATCTCCAAGGAGACCGAG GATGGTTGCCTCGTATATGTGTTCAGTAGACT CTTCAATACAATACTTCTGGCTGAAGCAAATGCTGACTTCCATGATATCTATTGTGTCGGTTGTTCCAATGACATCGGCCTTTATGGC GTAAGTGATCCAAATTGTTTCAGGGTTTTGAG GAGCGAACTCCAAGGACCGGAAGGAAGCGATGATGAGGTTTAG
- the LOC130503629 gene encoding methylesterase 4-like, producing the protein MEKKDQKRYVLVHGICHGAWCWYKVKPVLEAAGHIVTAVDLAASGINTTRLEEIQTLEDYCKPLLDVLSSPDEDKVVLVAHSMGGICAAFAADTFPHKIAAMVFVTSFMPDTTNPPAYVLKNMASMSPEDWLDTVLGSYGRPDHPLQSALFGPKFLAKNLYQLSPVEDLELAKMLVRVNPSVTDNLAGTGSFTEEGYGSVTRIYITCGKDNVIHNDYQRWMINNFPVKEVMEIKAADHMPMNSKPRELCARLLEIAQRYA; encoded by the exons ATGGAGAAAAAGGACCAGAAGCGGTATGTGCTTGTCCATGGTATCTGCCACGGCGCATGGTGCTGGTACAAGGTGAAACCGGTTCTCGAGGCTGCAGGTCACATTGTGACAGCAGTAGACCTAGCTGCGTCGGGCATAAACACAACCAGATTGGAAGAGATTCAAACACTAGAGGATTACTGCAAACCGTTGCTTGATGTTCTGAGCTCGCCTGATGAAGATAAGGTGGTTCTCGTTGCTCATAGCATGGGAGGAATATGCGCAGCGTTTGCAGCTGACACCTTCCCTCATAAGATCGCTGCTATGGTCTTTGTGACATCCTTCATGCCTGACACAACAAATCCACCTGCTTATGTTCtcaaaaat ATGGCGAGCATGTCACCGGAAGATTGGTTGGATACCGTGCTGGGAAGCTATGGGAGACCTGATCATCCGTTACAGTCTGCTCTCTTTGGACCAAAGTTCTTGGCCAAGAATTTGTATCAACTTTCACCAGTCGAG gATCTTGAATTGGCGAAAATGCTGGTGAGGGTAAACCCATCAGTTACGGACAACCTGGCAGGGACAGGAAGCTTCACTGAGGAAGGGTACGGATCTGTTACGCGTATCTACATCACATGCGGAAAGGATAATGTGATACATAATGATTACCAGCGTTGGATGATCAACAACTTTCCGGTAAAAGAAGTAATGGAAATCAAAGCTGCGGATCATATGCCAATGAACTCCAAGCCTCGAGAACTCTGTGCTCGTCTCTTGGAGATTGCACAAAGATATGCatga
- the LOC130503631 gene encoding protein yippee-like At3g55890, with amino-acid sequence MGRVFVIELEGPVYTCTKCHTHLGLPNDIIAKNGRHEYNFTRLFNTFLVESTSNSAFPDICCVGCSKNMGIYSVSDPNSYWVMRGELHGPEGSDDEV; translated from the exons ATGGGAAGAGTGTTCGTGATAGAACTCGAGGGACCCGTCTACACATGCACAAAGTGCCACACACATCTCGGGCTTCCCAATGATATCATCGCTAAG AATGGTCGTCACGAATATAACTTCACTAGACT CTTCAATACATTTCTGGTTGAATCAACTTCCAATTCCGCTTTCCCAGATATCTGTTGCGTCGGTTGTTCCAAAAACATGGGCATTTATAGC GTAAGTGATCCAAATAGTTACTGGGTTATGAG GGGCGAGCTCCATGGACCGGAAGGAAGCGATGATGAGGTTTAG